In Paenibacillus stellifer, the DNA window AAGGGCGAATGCCCGGTGTAACGGTGCGGAAGCCGCTGCCGCACGCGGCAGATATGGCCGCAGCCTCCTGCGGCGAAGCCACCACGCCGTCCAGCCCCGCTGCAGCGGCCAGCTGCGCGTAGCGCACTACGGTATCCGGCACTTCGCCCGGGATGCCGATCTCGCCGTTCATCACGGACTGGCTGGTGCTCGTCAGTTGGGTCACGGCGATGACCAGCGGCCGCTTCAGCGCCGGGTTCTGCGCGATGGCGAGCTCAACGCCCTCCAGAGCCGCCTTCATCATGGCTGAGCCACCGGCTGCATGGACATTGAACATGTCGACGCCGAGCGCCGTCACACTCTGCGCTCCGCCCTTGACGGTGTTCGGAATATCATGCATTTTCACATCCAGGAAGACGGAATAGCCGTTATCCTTCAGTTCGCGTACGAAATCCGGTCCAGCCGCATAGAACAGCTGCATGCCAACCTTCATGTAGCATGGAATGCCTCTCAGCTTCCCGATCATCTCCCGCGCCTGCGACGCATCCGGGTAATCCAGCGGAATCATCAGCCGGCCGGCCATCTCCTCCCACTGCGTGTCCTTAGCACTGCTCCGTTCGTGCGCCGGGGCGCTTGAAGCGGTATCCTTCTCTCCGGTCATCTCCATGCTCCTTTACTGATAACATTACGTGCACCCGCAAAAGGTCCGGGCACAGCGGAACGGTCTGCGATGCCCGCAAACCGTCCCTGTTGATCGGTGTATGATTATCAAGTTTCCGTTACAAGCGGCTTATTGCCCAACGAAAGCCGGCATCGATTGCGAGGAGAAGTTGATCGTCTCCAGCATGCGCAGCAGCGCCGTTACGGTATCGAGCGATGTCATGCAGACGATGCCGTTCTCTACCGCCTCGCGGCGGATGCGGAACCCGTCACGCTCCGGCGTCTTGCCCTTGGTCAGCGTGTTGAAGACAAAGTTCGCCTGGCCGCCGCGGATGAGATCGATGATCGTCGGCTCGCCTTCGCCGATCTTGTTGACGTTCATCACGTTCAGGCCAGCCTGCTCCAGCGCCAGCGCCGTGCCGCCGGTAGCGATGATTTTGTAGCCCAGACGGTGGAAGCCCTTCATCAGATCTACGGCAACTTCCTTGTCTTTGTCGGCGACAGTAACGATGATCGAGCCCGTTGTCGGGATCTTCATGCCCGCCCCGATGAGGCCCTTATACAGTGCCTTGGCATACAGTCTATCGCGTCCCATAACCTCGCCGGTCGATTTCATTTCCGGTCCGAGCGTCGGTTCTACTCTGCGCAGCTTCGCGAAGGAGAATACCGGCACCTTGACGGATACGTAGTCGCTCTCCGGCCACAGTCCTTCCGAATAACCCTCGTCCTTCAGCTTGCCGCCAAGAATAACCTGGGTCGCCAGGTGGGCCATCGGGATGCCCGTTACCTTGCTCAGGAACGGTACGGTGCGCGAGGAGCGCGGATTAACTTCGATGACATACACTTCGCCTTTGTAGATGACGAACTGGATATTCACAAGCCCGATCGTCTTAAGCTCCTTCGCGATCTTCACGGTGATGTCTACAATCTTGCGTTGAAGTCCAACCTCCAGATGCTGCGGAGGATATACAGCGATGGAGTCGCCCGAGTGGACGCCCGCGCGTTCCACATGCTCCATAATGCCCGGAATGACTACGGTCTCGCCGTCGCAGATTGCGTCGACTTCGACTTCCTTGCCCAGCATGTAGCGGTC includes these proteins:
- the pyrF gene encoding orotidine-5'-phosphate decarboxylase; the encoded protein is MAGRLMIPLDYPDASQAREMIGKLRGIPCYMKVGMQLFYAAGPDFVRELKDNGYSVFLDVKMHDIPNTVKGGAQSVTALGVDMFNVHAAGGSAMMKAALEGVELAIAQNPALKRPLVIAVTQLTSTSQSVMNGEIGIPGEVPDTVVRYAQLAAAAGLDGVVASPQEAAAISAACGSGFRTVTPGIRPSGSSLDDQSRVMTPGQAIRQGSHFLVIGRPITAAPDPRQAAENIIKEMIQA